ATCGGCATATCAGCGCGCGGCACAAGGGGGAGTGTTCTAGGATATTCTCTACTGTGTGCCTTGGCCTTATGCCAATAGGATATGTAGTTAGACTAGATCTATGTATTCATATTCTTACCATATTGGTATTGTGTAATTCCCTATATAAAGGGCTCCTATCAATGAATAAGATGATCCTCTTGTTATCTCTTTGTCTCTACACTTTATTCTTCATCAATATATATATATATATATATTTAGACGTGTATAAATAAAATTGAAACCGACTTCGATGACAAGGGCTTGTCACCTTAAAGTGACCACAACCAATGAACATAGGACATGTGTCTATTTTAAAAAGGCTTGGCTGCAATTTAAAGACATAACAGGGGGTTTGAGATATTTGACATGTTTGTTTATAATTATTGTTGACATTTGTCCATCTCTCATTGGTGTTTGTCACCATAAATGACCATAATTGGTCACTCAAGTTATTTCCAATAAAATTTCTCAAATGTCTGGACTTAAAAAAAAAATGTCAAAACTAGATCAGTACAAGATAACTACGAGATTCTCGTAATAGTGGTTGGGGTGTCGTGAAACAACCTTTGGGTGGCAGTACAACCTTCTACAACTAAAGACCAATGGAGGCCCAATATTTCATCTATAAGTAGTAAAGAGCACAACCTAATCCTGAAGCTGGGAGCCGTCTTCTTTTCTTCTCTTCTTTGCCTTGTGTTCTGTTCTCATAACTGATGCAGTCTTATACTGCAACTCTTTGATGATATGCAGTTGTGGATATGGCTTCCGTCCTCCTTAGCGTTTTTACCAGTTTACTTATCTGGGTTTTTTTGTTTTCCTTACGCTTTCTTTCTGCGTTTGGCTCAGTTTTTGGCCGATGATGTCAGATTTATATTTGCTACTCTTGATGGGATCTGAAGATCCTATTTGATTTTGCTTTACCACCAAGATCTGAGGCCTCTTTCTGCTTTCCTTATCAATTTTGTTTGCCGTTCAATTTTTTTGTTTTGTTTTTCATATTAAGCTAGTTTCCATAGTTTATGTTTTGATGATTATAAAGATGATTGTCTGCTATGAGTTTTGTATGGTTGTCATGAAGTTTATGTTGTCAACTCATCCAGAATTTGGGCATTGTTGTTTGTTGCTGGAGCTTGGTTCCTGAAGGCAACCTATTTTCAATATCCTTCAAGCCATTATAATGATTTAATCTTTGATTTTTATTGTATGGAAACGTTGTGTAAATCATGTGGCATGAAACTACATCAATAATGTGCGTTCTAAGAGGGTTTTCGTTTGGACATGCTTTGAGAAATGTTGAAGACAGTAGGGGTGAAATGATATGCAAGTTCCTCTGTTCTCATCTATAAGGAAAATGAACTGTTGGTCTTCTTTTTTTTTTGGTCAAGAGAGATCAATGCATTAAAACAAACCAGAAGGCAGCAAAGATAACAGAAAGAGAACAAACAAGCAACAAAAGCGTCAGAAAACATGAAGCACTAATAGCTATAGCATTGAGGAAATCCAATACTTAGAAGTTTGAACACTCCCATCAGTCCCATGATATGGATGTCCATTTATTTTTGTAACGAGTAGCACAAAACATGGTACTAATTAAATAGCAACAAAAGTTGAAAATGAGGCTGGTCTGGGTACCAAACAGCAGCAGGGCTGTAAACGGCAGCTTTGGTGGAAGGCTCGTATGGAGCTGGGTTGGATACCTAGCTTGGTCGAATACACGTTCCATTATTTTTTACAAAAGCTAATTTGCATATATCAAGCAACATATAATCGGATAGCCAAGCGACTATCTTCATGTAGTTTACTAGCTAAAATGTGCGGCTGCTAGATTACATTTCTCATAGAGTGAAGTGAACAAGTGAAATAAGGATTTTAGTTCACCTCTTCTCTAATGCACATTCCACTTTGGAGATTCCTAATCAATCAAAGGTTTCTTCACTGAAGTTTCTAGTTTGCAGTACACCTCAGTGCTAACGTATGTAATCCAGTCAACCAAGAATAATCCTGGACAAAATTATGAAATTAAAGAGGACCAATCATTTACGCCTCCCAACCCAAACCCCAAGCCAAAGAGAAGTAGGACAAGTCATTCTTGCAGCCCACTTCCCATCCAAGTCAGTCATGCTATAAATATTGGCCCCCTCTAGCTCTCTATCTCGTTTTTAAGGAAAAACATAGACCACTGAAAACATCAGAGAAATAATAATGGAGTCCATCAGAGTGTTGGCGCTCTGTGGCTCTGTTCGTCAAGCTTCCTACAACCGCGCCCTCATTCGTTCTGGTTAGTATTGCTACTCCTCTCTCTCTCTCNNNNNNNNNNNNNNNNNNNNNNNNNNNNNNNNNNNNNNNNNNNNNNNNNNNNNNNNNNNNNNNNNNNNNNNNNNNNNNNNNNNNNNNNNNNNNNNNNNNNNNNNNNNNNNNNNNNNNNNNNNNNNNNNNNNNNNNNNNNNNNNNNNNNNNNNNNNNNNNNNNNNNNNNNNNNNNNNNNNNNNNNNNNNNNNNNNNNNNNNNNNNNNNNNNNNNNNNNNNNNNNNNNNNNNNNNNNNNNNNNNNNNNNNNNNNNNNNNNNNNNNNNNNNNNNNNNNNNNNNNNNNNNNNNNNNNNNNNNNNNNNNNNNNNNNNNNNNNNNNNNNNNNNNNNNNNNNNNNNNNNNNNNNNNNNNNNNNNNNNNNNNNNNNNNNNNNNNNNNNNNNNNNNNNNNNNNNNNNNNNNNNNNNNNNNNNNNNNNNNNNNNNNNNNNNNNNNNNNNNNNNNNNNNNNNNNNNNNNNNNNNNNNNNNNNNNNNNNNNNNNNNNNNNNNNNNNNNNNNNNNNNNNNNNNNNNNNNNNNNNNNNNNNNNNNNNNNNNNNNNNNNNNNNNNNNNNNNNNNNNNNNNNNNNNNNNNNNNNNNNNNNNNNNNNNNNNNNNNNNNNNNNNNNNNNTTTTTTTTTGTCGTATGGCCACTAGAGGGCACAATTTTCAAGAATCGCCTCAGGTCTTCAAATCTCAAGTCCGGCCCTGGCCATTCATTTCAATTATCTTATTGCTCCGTCTCATTAGTTTTAACGTTTATGCTTGTTTCACCAAACTTCATGTTATAAGTTTGGTAAGATTAGCTCAAAGCGCGCAGGAAGGGATGGTTGACAATTAGATTAGCCCTTGAAACTTATTGTCTAACATTTTGTTTATTTGATGATCAAAAAGTGTATCAATCTATGCAAGTGTATGTCGGTGTTCTGAATCATCCATAAGTAACGATAACTTGTTGTACGCGCTACAGAACAACCATGGCTTAAGCTATTAGCTAGAGAATGTTTTTATTTTAATGCAATTGTAAATCTATTGCGGTTCACTAATAATGTTGAATTATTCTTCATATATAAGGCTCAGTATTTCTAGGTTATAATTAGTTCTAACCACTATATGAACCATATATGCAGCACCACTGAAAAATGCTCTTGACTGGGGATCTAGACCCCCCAATGTGTGGGCTGATAAAGCTGCTGCGATTGTAAGTGCTTCAGGAGGTAGTGGTGGTTCAAGATCTCAATACCATCTTCGCCAAATCGGAGTTTTTCTCGATCTTCATTTCATCAACAAGCCTGAGCTTCTCCTTGATGCATTCCATAATCCGGGAAAATTTGACAAAAATGGCGACTTGATTGATGCAGAGACCAAGGAGAGACTAAAACAAGTTCTACTATCATTGCAGACTTTTACTTTGAGACTCCAAGGAAGGTCAAAGTTAAAGAATTAATGCATGTGTGATTCTCATGCAAAAGATAAAGAAATACTTGCTAGGGGGAATGTTGGTTATAATACCGAGTTATCAACACTTCCACTTCGTCTACATATTCTGTCCACCAAACACAACATTGTTTTTTANNNNNNNNNNNNNNNNNNNNCAAAAATAAATAAGAGTCGAGGTAACTCGGAACTGAATAATTCAATACATCTTGTCTTCTAGTATGATTGAGCAGTAACCTAAAGCCTAAAGTTTCGTATACTAGTTTAATTATTCTTCTCTCTCAAAAACCCCAAGGGAAAGAGCGGCGGCCTCCCTCTCTGTCAAACCAAGCTCGTCCGGCGGCGCTCATGGCAGGAGTCTTCTTCCTTGCCGGTATGAGTTGCTGTCGGACGGGATCTGAATTTTTCAATTGCTAAGGAGTTCTAAGATCTGGGTGCTTTGACTCAAGGTTTGGCTTGGTGGCTAGATGAGTTTGGGTGCTACTTCAGGCATGGTGGCTATTTTGCGTTGGGTGACCGGCACGGCTTTTTCAAAGTGTGGTGGTCTCTCAGTTTTGTGCTTCGGGCGGAGTCGTGTGGCCTTAGCAGTGTGGATCTAGGCGACGCATGGATCAACTAGGAAAACTCGACGGCGGAACGGGAAGGAGGAGCACCTACAGGAGGCTACTCGGGTTGATGATGGCGGCTAGGCTTTTTCAGGCCATTTCGGGTTGGATCTTGGGTCGTGGGCCTATGTTATGGGCTGCTTCCTTAGGGCCATCTAAATGGGGCTGCTTTCTTCAAGGCCCAATAAATGGGGTTTACTCCTTTAGCCCATTAATTTTTAAGTTTTTATGTTTTTTGGAACAATTGCTCTTGGTCTATGCTTTTCACACAGGGGAGCTTTATTTTCTTGCTCTAGTTTAGTTAGAAACATATGCCTATAATCTATTTGATATTAGATTATAGGCTCCTTGTGAGCCTCAATTTGTAATGAGGATACAACCCTCATACGAATCATATGATCTTGTTTGTCCTCTGTGCGCATGGCAACGGATCGATTAGTATTGTACCCTCTACTTGATTCTAATGACAAAATTGTCTTTAAATTCAAAAATATGATTGAGCAGTATAATTTTATTGATATGGATGTAATACTAATACTAATACTATTATTATTATTATTATTATTATTATTATTATTATTATTATTTGCAACAGGCAATTCCCTTCATACCAAATAATCAAATATTCTATCAAGGATAGTTACTGCCCAGGATTACAAAATTTTGATGGAAATCTTGATGTCAACAAGTATTAGAAAGAAGCGCATGAAAATCGATCTAGAACTACAAATTAATGTACTTTTTTTTTTCTCTTGTACTTGGACTAGAATGACACATTACATATGCTTGCAGTGTTAGAGCGACATGTAACGCAGTACGCAGATATGAAACATAGTTTTGTGCATTGTAATCCATCCGACTTCCATGAAGTCATTTATTAAAAATTAAGCCGGTATGTTATGAACAAAGTATAGCAACAGGCAAAGTTTACAACTAAAAAACTTCATAAATGTTCTCCGTGAATAAAATAGGAAATTATTGAAATTTTCTACTTACAACCAAAAGAGGCTTCGTTTGCTCGAGCTAAGGTCCTTGAGAGTCTGAATAGAGCTCTCGCGTCACGCTACCTCCCTGATCTCAAGATTATCATCATCGCTAGTAGCCATTGTGGTCTAGCAAGCTATTTACCAACCAAGAAATGAAACCCTCGTTCTAACGCCCAATATTTCAATGTGGTTATCTAATCATGAAAAACCAGTTGAATCACGGTAAGAGCCACAAAACGGTAAGAGCAATGGTAAACATCTATGTTCCACGGACACGAACACGGACACGGACACGGTGACATGACACGTCACGACATGCCGACAAGGTAAAACTCAAAAAACTGAATATCAGACACGGTTTGGACACGGCAAATAATATATTTTTATGTGTTTCTAATAAATAAAAATATACTAAAATATGAAATAAGTTCATTACATTATCAAAATACTGTTCTAAATTAAATTAATTGTATAATCATAAAAAATAACATTAAAGAAAGTCAAATACAAATAATAGAAGTGCATAATTAACAATATTAGAAGCAACATACCTCTAACATAAAACATAACATTAAAGAAAATCAAATTTGCAGTAGGTTGCTGACAAAACTAGACAGTAGCTTGTTTTCAAAAATGGACTGTAGCTTTATTTAGGTTTTGGTTCCTTTTTTATTTTTATTTTTTTAATTAAAAAAATTGATAAATAATGATGTGACGTGTTAAAGATGACGTAACAAGTCGGTTAACGTGTCAGAAAAGTCAACATTACGAATTTTACCGTATCGGACGTGTGTCGGTATGTCGGGTGTGTCCGACACTTCGACACTCCGACACTCCGTGCAACATAGGTAAACATATATGATCTTGGGCAGCAGACTAACAGCAAAATAGTTAATCAGGAACATGAGGGCCAAAGCCGGCCCTAAATTAGAATTGTTCACTGAGTTTTTTGAGTTTAATTATGCTAAAATGTCAAGAGATCATGACTCATGAGACGGATTTGAATTCTTAGGTGCAATGCATTTTGCCATTTTTGTTTATTTTTTAAAATAATTTAAATTTTAAATTTCCACTTATTAGAATTGCAAGGACTTGGGCTCTGCTTTAGCTCTTTTCCCTTTATATAAATGGCTTCTTCCGCACTGCCCACCTCTCTGCAACCCAAGATTTTAGGCAGAAATGGAGGCTTCCGTTGCAGCAAAGTCGCTCATAAAAATCGCAGCTGTTTCTGGTTCTCTTCGTCAAGCTTCCTACAACCGCGGCCTCATTCGCTCCGGTTAGCATCTCCCTCTCTCTTTCCTTTTGAACTCAATAGCAGAGGCTCTCTTTCTGGTTGTGATCATGTGTTGGCGTGTGCACTGTAGCGATTGAGCTAAGCAAGGCGATGGAGGGCGTCCAGATAGAGTACGTAGACATCGTGCCGTTGCCGCTGCTCAACACCGATGTGGAAAAAGACGGGAGTTTCCCACCTGCCGTCGAAGCCTTTCGTCAGAAGATTCGAGAAGCTGATAGCATCCTCTTTGCTTCTCCCGAGTACAATTACTCCATCGCCGGTACCTTTTTTTTTTTCGTTCGATTCAATTATGATATTGACATGTTCTTTCATATGTACCAGAAAAATGATTAAGCATTTGTTCCTTATTGTTGGTGTGCTAATGATCTATTAGTTATTCGGAATAGCCGACACTGCGAAGGTCATAGATATAAATCTCACTGACATCATGACATGAGTAGCTTGGTGATGAAAGTCATCCTTTCTACTAAAAACTTTGAACTCCTGGTTCTCAACTGAAAATTCTTGAATAGTAATGAAAAATCTGAATTGGGTTAGGATTAGGCTAGATTAGAGTTCGATTATGATCAAATGTAAGGAAAGAAGAAAGAAATAGAATACCAACTTAAAAGCTACTATGCAGTGTGTATCAAATTTACCAATCAAGGGAATTCAACTGTAAGTTATCCAACCAAGTCACCCAACCCAATTGGTAGATAGTATACACTACTGTGTTTTTCACAAGGTTCTAAAAATCGGCCTAGGCACCCGGAGAAGGGTAGCCGTCCCGATTTTAGGCAAATCGGCGAGTGTCGGCCGCCGACCGTTTTTTGGCCTAGTCGGCTGGGCGGCCAAAAAAAATTTTTTTTTTTTTTTTTTTTTAAGTGAAAACCATGGATTCAGATGAAGAGGAAGAAGAAACTATGAATTTTGAGTTTGACTCCGATACCGAAGAAGTACTTGAAGGATGTGGAGAAGAAGACTTGAGGAGTAGGCTTGCAAGAATGTATTTTTCTTTATTTGAATTGTATTTGGACATTGTTGCCTAATTGGTGAATTGTGTTTTTTATTTTCGAATTTTCCTAAGGACATTGTTGTTTAATTGTATTTTTTACTTGCTTCAACGACATTGTTGTTGAAATGTTGAATTGTATTTCTTATTTTCCTAAGAACATTGTTGTTAGTACATTTTTAAGGACATATCCTATGTATTTTCATTATTTTCAGCCTTATATGTTGTTTTTTTCATTATTTGAAAACATTATAATACCTATTTAATTGTATTTATATAATTATTTGTTATTAAAAAATAAAATAAATACAAAAATAAAAATCCGATTAATCCCCGATTAATCTTTTGGGCGGACAGCGTTTTTTAGAACCTTGGTTTTTCACAATTTCAACAATGCTCATGTAATCTTAGATTATTGTGTTGGATTGTTTTGTTTTCTTATTATTTCAATTGGTGTTGCACTTCCATCTTTCAAAGAAAGAAAATTGGTGCATTTCTGTATCATATATTCATATATAGCAAACTATGGATAGTTGCCGAGAAAGAGGCTTCTCTGCTATTCATGTCACTAAGGCCTAAGCACAAGCGATGTTCAGTCCTCCTGTCCAAATCTTTCGTTATATTTCTTCTATGATAGTTAATAGTGTTGAAATATTGAGTGTTGTTCCAAATTAGATTAGACCT
Above is a window of Fragaria vesca subsp. vesca linkage group LG7, FraVesHawaii_1.0, whole genome shotgun sequence DNA encoding:
- the LOC101297301 gene encoding NADPH:quinone oxidoreductase-like, translating into MALSVSQVAGVEDPGLDSEAEADVSIYASVCRCSESSISNDNLLYALQNNHGLSAPLKNALDWGSRPPNVWADKAAAIVSASGGSGGSRSQYHLRQIGVFLDLHFINKPELLLDAFHNPGKFDKNGDLIDAETKERLKQVLLSLQTFTLRLQGRSKLKN